One window of Deinococcus depolymerans genomic DNA carries:
- a CDS encoding GGDEF domain-containing protein, whose protein sequence is MSSPAPFDAGSVQLPANLPEPLVRQLRAASNDRERSQALIDLARHLRDTSMHGAQQVGEAALELALQADAPAEAILALIGLSFVAAHLNQLERSSDAVTRAQELIREHDLRDLQAPLLNVRALTHMLIGDLISAQQDLQESLELARQQRDPLDTGNALVNLAWLANNRDEPGEALHHLNLLEEHVHALRDPELRSDLNNYLHENRAHSYALLARQARDRGRPEAVQHAAQQGLMVLRAARTALEILPSRTTEVLCYAHESTLRLLSGDLAGAQLAADRAAELHSGLDQQLYIEVNLCLAELSEARGHHAAALDEYQVALGIVRSQHRHRDTQRILQAISAMHERAGQYPQALRAAREALVDAQDALRRMNVTTQRQAQQDASSWQDRLRQAETQARQDPLTGLLNRRGLEEGLLTLQTPDGGPVAALFVDIDHFKRVNDRHSHAGGDRALKGVADVLRTQLARWPGALLARYGGEEFVLIAPVSDATQAHALAEGCRRAVAAHAWSTLLPGTNLTASVGYAVEPAHRLPEALTLADEHLYRAKRAGRNRVYPPSD, encoded by the coding sequence ATGTCCTCGCCCGCCCCGTTCGATGCCGGGAGCGTTCAGCTGCCCGCGAACCTGCCGGAGCCGCTGGTCCGTCAGCTCCGGGCAGCCTCGAACGACCGGGAGCGGTCGCAGGCGCTGATTGACCTCGCGCGGCACCTGCGCGACACGTCCATGCACGGCGCGCAGCAGGTCGGAGAGGCTGCGCTGGAACTGGCGCTGCAGGCCGACGCGCCGGCCGAGGCGATCCTGGCGCTGATCGGCCTGAGTTTCGTGGCGGCGCACCTGAACCAGCTGGAACGCTCCAGCGACGCCGTCACCCGCGCGCAGGAACTGATCCGCGAGCACGACCTGCGCGACCTGCAGGCCCCGCTGCTGAACGTGCGCGCCCTGACGCACATGCTGATCGGGGACCTGATCAGCGCCCAGCAGGACCTGCAGGAATCCCTGGAACTCGCGCGGCAGCAGCGCGACCCGCTGGACACCGGCAACGCCCTGGTGAACCTCGCGTGGCTGGCGAACAACCGCGACGAACCCGGCGAGGCCCTGCACCACCTGAACCTGCTCGAGGAGCACGTTCACGCCCTGCGCGACCCGGAGCTGCGCAGCGACCTGAACAACTACCTGCACGAGAACCGCGCGCACTCGTACGCGCTGCTGGCCCGTCAGGCCCGTGACCGCGGGCGTCCGGAGGCGGTGCAGCACGCCGCGCAGCAGGGCCTGATGGTGCTGCGCGCGGCGCGCACCGCCCTGGAGATCCTGCCCAGCCGCACCACCGAGGTGCTGTGCTACGCGCACGAGAGTACGCTGCGGCTCCTGAGCGGCGACCTGGCGGGCGCGCAGCTGGCCGCCGACCGCGCCGCCGAACTGCACAGCGGCCTGGACCAGCAGCTGTACATCGAGGTGAACCTGTGCCTCGCGGAACTCAGCGAAGCGCGCGGCCACCACGCGGCCGCGCTGGACGAGTACCAGGTTGCGCTCGGCATCGTCCGCAGTCAGCACCGGCACCGGGACACGCAGCGGATCCTGCAGGCCATCTCGGCCATGCACGAACGCGCCGGGCAGTACCCGCAGGCGCTCCGCGCGGCGCGTGAGGCGCTGGTCGACGCGCAGGACGCCCTGCGCCGCATGAACGTCACCACGCAGCGGCAGGCGCAGCAGGACGCCAGTTCCTGGCAGGACCGGCTGCGGCAGGCCGAGACGCAGGCCCGTCAGGACCCGCTGACCGGGCTGCTCAACCGCCGGGGCCTGGAAGAGGGTCTGCTGACCCTCCAGACGCCGGACGGCGGGCCGGTCGCCGCGCTGTTCGTGGACATCGATCACTTCAAGCGCGTGAACGACCGCCACTCCCACGCCGGCGGGGACCGGGCCCTGAAGGGCGTGGCGGACGTGCTGCGCACCCAGCTGGCCCGCTGGCCCGGTGCGCTGCTCGCCCGTTACGGCGGGGAGGAGTTCGTGCTGATCGCGCCGGTCAGCGACGCCACGCAGGCGCACGCCCTGGCCGAGGGGTGCCGCCGGGCGGTGGCGGCGCACGCCTGGTCCACGCTGCTGCCCGGCACCAACCTGACCGCCAGCGTCGGGTACGCGGTCGAACCGGCGCACCGTCTGCCCGAGGCGCTGACCCTGGCAGACGAGCACCTGTACCGCGCCAAACGCGCCGGTCGCAACCGCGTGTACCCCCCCAGCGACTGA
- a CDS encoding ABC transporter permease: protein MRNVLLIAELSLREAVRKRLVSVLLVLTALFLGFYLYGIVRLEGTLDERALNAGLDGRSLTGASNLPVIYSAMFGMYLVYFLGSLMAVLSTVGAVSGDIENGVMQSVIARPISRAQLVLGRWLGFSAVNVTYVALLSAGLLGGVYAVTGYLPPDPLAATGLILLSTLLLTALTVLGSTLFTTLANGIGVFVLYGVGFTGGILSAIGSFSDTPTLTTLGRAANALMPTNALWLGASYHLQPDIALQVAQASRGANPLFASEPIAAGLLVWAASLTVLAVLAAMRRFSRRDL, encoded by the coding sequence GTGCGTAACGTCCTGCTGATCGCGGAACTCTCGCTGCGCGAGGCGGTCCGCAAACGCCTCGTGAGCGTGCTGCTGGTCCTGACGGCCCTGTTCCTGGGGTTCTACCTGTACGGCATCGTGCGGCTGGAAGGGACCCTGGACGAACGCGCCCTGAACGCCGGACTGGACGGCCGCAGCCTGACCGGCGCGTCGAACCTGCCCGTCATCTACTCGGCCATGTTCGGCATGTACCTCGTGTACTTCCTGGGGTCCCTGATGGCCGTGCTGTCCACGGTGGGGGCCGTCAGCGGCGACATCGAGAACGGCGTCATGCAGAGCGTCATCGCGCGGCCCATCAGCCGCGCGCAGCTGGTGCTGGGCCGCTGGCTGGGGTTCAGCGCCGTGAACGTCACCTACGTCGCGCTGCTCAGCGCCGGACTGCTCGGCGGGGTGTACGCCGTTACCGGATACCTGCCGCCCGATCCGCTCGCCGCGACCGGCCTGATCCTGCTGTCCACCCTGCTGCTGACCGCCCTGACCGTGCTGGGCAGCACGCTCTTCACCACGCTCGCCAACGGCATCGGCGTGTTCGTCCTGTACGGCGTGGGTTTCACGGGCGGCATCCTGAGCGCCATCGGCAGCTTCTCGGACACCCCCACCCTGACCACCCTGGGCCGCGCCGCGAACGCCCTGATGCCCACCAACGCCCTGTGGCTGGGCGCCAGTTACCACCTGCAGCCCGACATCGCCCTGCAGGTCGCGCAGGCGTCTCGCGGCGCGAACCCGCTGTTCGCCAGTGAGCCCATCGCGGCGGGCCTCCTGGTGTGGGCCGCCTCGCTGACCGTCCTGGCCGTCCTGGCCGCCATGCGCCGCTTCAGCCGCCGCGACCTGTAA
- a CDS encoding aldo/keto reductase family protein — protein MEYRNLGKSGLKVSEVALGGWETYGVGVNEQQMVRDIVTAAYDGGVNFFDQADIYARGRSEELMGNVLRELPRHTLVISSKVFWPMSDDVNDRGLSRKHVLHSIDGSLKRLGTDYLDIYFAHRYDPDVPMEEIVMAFDQVIRDGKALYWGTSMWPAARIAQAVEFARANGLHAPVTEQPEYSMIRRERVEKEILPYTETAGVGLVVWSPLAMGLLTGKYDDGKPEGARLTEKENWGKNFLTDENIQKVRDLKAIADGLNITRAQLALAWILRQKGVSSVITGATKVQQIEDTVKAAGVRLSGDVIEQIETILTR, from the coding sequence ATGGAATACCGGAACCTCGGCAAGAGCGGTCTGAAAGTCAGCGAAGTCGCCCTGGGCGGCTGGGAAACGTACGGCGTCGGCGTGAACGAACAGCAGATGGTCCGTGACATCGTGACCGCCGCGTACGACGGCGGCGTGAACTTCTTCGATCAGGCCGACATCTACGCCAGGGGCCGCAGCGAGGAGCTGATGGGCAACGTGCTGCGCGAACTGCCGCGCCACACGCTGGTCATCAGCTCCAAGGTGTTCTGGCCCATGAGTGACGACGTGAACGACCGTGGCCTCAGCCGCAAGCACGTCCTGCACAGCATCGACGGCAGCCTGAAACGCCTGGGCACCGACTACCTCGACATCTACTTCGCGCACCGATACGACCCCGACGTGCCCATGGAAGAGATCGTGATGGCCTTCGATCAGGTCATCCGCGACGGCAAGGCCCTGTACTGGGGCACCAGCATGTGGCCGGCCGCACGCATCGCGCAGGCAGTCGAGTTCGCCCGCGCCAACGGCCTGCACGCCCCCGTGACCGAGCAGCCCGAGTACTCCATGATCCGCCGCGAACGCGTCGAGAAGGAGATCCTGCCGTACACCGAGACGGCCGGCGTGGGCCTGGTCGTCTGGAGCCCGCTCGCCATGGGCCTGCTGACCGGCAAGTACGACGACGGCAAACCCGAGGGCGCACGCCTGACCGAGAAGGAAAACTGGGGCAAGAACTTCCTGACCGACGAGAACATCCAGAAGGTCCGCGACCTGAAGGCCATTGCCGACGGACTGAACATCACCCGCGCCCAGCTGGCCCTCGCGTGGATCCTGCGTCAGAAGGGCGTGAGCAGCGTCATCACGGGCGCCACGAAAGTCCAGCAGATCGAGGACACCGTGAAGGCCGCCGGCGTGCGCCTGAGTGGCGACGTGATCGAGCAGATCGAAACCATCCTGACCCGCTGA
- a CDS encoding ABC transporter ATP-binding protein — MLKRVNAIETQELRKEYRGRAVVDSLTLTVPPGEVFGFLGPNGAGKSTTVKMLLGLVHPTGGRLQVLGGSPHDPAVRARLGFLPEQFRFQTWMTAEEFLRFHGRLAGLKAADLNARIPRILETVGLGGRGSETLGGYSKGMLQRAGLAGAILARPQLVFLDEPTSALDPIGRVEVREIIEQLRGEGTAVFLNSHLLSEVEQVCDRVAFVKQGRVLQQGSMRELMGGVLPLDVRVDHLPPGLLDTLSRLGELRHTDTNTPGRADVELWLDHEDAIPAVASAVHASGARLYALTPRRPDLETLFLDLIEDTPDSRARTARQGAARA; from the coding sequence ATGCTGAAGCGTGTGAACGCCATCGAAACGCAGGAGCTGCGCAAGGAATACCGGGGGCGGGCCGTTGTGGACAGCCTGACCCTGACCGTCCCGCCGGGCGAGGTGTTCGGATTCCTCGGGCCGAACGGGGCCGGCAAGAGCACCACCGTGAAGATGCTGCTGGGCCTCGTGCACCCCACGGGCGGGCGCCTGCAGGTCCTCGGCGGCAGTCCGCACGACCCGGCCGTGCGCGCCCGCCTGGGCTTCCTGCCCGAGCAGTTCCGCTTTCAGACCTGGATGACCGCCGAGGAGTTCCTGCGCTTCCACGGGCGGCTGGCGGGCCTGAAGGCCGCCGACCTGAACGCCCGCATCCCGCGGATCCTCGAGACCGTGGGCCTGGGCGGGCGCGGCAGCGAGACGCTGGGCGGGTACTCCAAGGGCATGCTGCAGCGCGCCGGGCTGGCCGGCGCGATCCTGGCCCGCCCGCAACTGGTGTTCCTGGACGAACCGACGAGCGCCCTGGATCCCATCGGGCGGGTCGAGGTGCGCGAGATCATCGAGCAGCTGCGCGGGGAGGGCACGGCCGTGTTCCTGAACTCGCACCTGCTGTCGGAAGTCGAGCAGGTGTGCGACCGCGTGGCGTTCGTGAAACAGGGCCGCGTGCTGCAGCAGGGCAGCATGCGGGAACTGATGGGCGGCGTCCTGCCGCTGGACGTGCGCGTGGATCACCTGCCGCCGGGCCTGCTGGACACCCTCTCGCGCCTGGGCGAGCTGCGCCACACCGACACGAACACCCCGGGCCGCGCCGACGTGGAACTGTGGCTGGACCATGAGGACGCCATTCCTGCCGTCGCCAGCGCCGTCCACGCCTCGGGCGCGCGGCTGTACGCCCTGACGCCGCGCCGCCCGGACCTGGAGACCCTGTTCCTGGACCTGATCGAGGACACCCCGGACAGCCGCGCCCGCACCGCCCGCCAGGGGGCCGCCCGTGCGTAA
- a CDS encoding virginiamycin B lyase family protein yields MTRSLTPPVSAPPSGGRRPVRPLLAALLGSLLAACGSGPAASGAGSAPGSSLVVSLDRVPVSGPLAQPGTLRLQGVPASGVSVTVQAAPGLSVTPGAAVASGSDALLPLTVTGTGRGTVTLNVRAGNRSQDVTVRVLGSEQHVPAAPYLAGAVRSQGDRVLLRATVSADAASRHALLAFDPADRTFTPLPFPVAGFETITSHAVNGPDVWVAVRGVNADGSFLVRRSADGATRRYLAGTVETLNHVTPLADGRVAFTAYGQERVLLLDPASGTIQAVATQGAPDSVTLGADGRLYFARRGDSPAIVALNLADGAARTYPVGTPGVSVPASLTAAPDGTLWFTESRTGTLRALDPVSGTQRQVTLPAGRGPGDEARPGDLTVAPDGTVWATDTAHPALLRVLPGESSAAALTLPAGPTAGPRALHAAPDGSVWFETGGTLARLR; encoded by the coding sequence ATGACCCGCTCCCTCACGCCGCCTGTGTCCGCACCTCCGTCCGGTGGGCGCCGCCCGGTCCGGCCACTGCTGGCGGCCCTGCTGGGTTCCCTGCTGGCCGCCTGCGGGTCCGGCCCGGCCGCCAGCGGCGCCGGCAGCGCACCCGGCAGTTCCCTGGTCGTCAGCCTGGACCGCGTGCCGGTCAGCGGGCCGCTGGCGCAGCCCGGCACCCTGCGGCTGCAGGGGGTGCCCGCCTCCGGCGTCAGCGTGACCGTGCAGGCCGCGCCGGGCCTGAGCGTCACGCCGGGCGCGGCCGTCGCCAGCGGCAGCGACGCCCTCCTGCCGCTGACCGTGACCGGCACCGGCCGGGGCACCGTGACCCTGAACGTCCGTGCAGGCAACCGCAGCCAGGACGTGACGGTCCGGGTGCTGGGCAGCGAACAGCATGTGCCCGCCGCGCCGTACCTGGCCGGCGCGGTCCGCTCGCAGGGGGACCGGGTGCTGCTGCGCGCCACGGTCAGCGCGGACGCCGCGTCCAGACACGCGCTGCTGGCCTTCGACCCGGCCGACCGGACCTTCACGCCCCTGCCCTTCCCGGTCGCGGGCTTCGAGACGATCACCAGTCACGCCGTGAACGGCCCGGACGTGTGGGTGGCGGTGCGCGGCGTGAACGCCGACGGCAGTTTCCTGGTGCGGCGCAGCGCCGACGGTGCCACCCGGCGGTACCTGGCCGGGACGGTCGAGACGCTGAACCACGTCACGCCGCTCGCGGACGGACGGGTGGCCTTCACGGCGTACGGTCAGGAACGGGTGCTGCTGCTCGACCCGGCCAGCGGCACGATCCAGGCGGTCGCCACGCAGGGCGCGCCGGACAGCGTGACGCTGGGCGCGGACGGCCGGCTGTACTTCGCGCGGCGCGGCGACAGTCCCGCCATCGTCGCCCTGAACCTCGCGGACGGCGCGGCCCGCACCTACCCGGTCGGAACGCCCGGCGTGAGCGTCCCCGCCAGCCTGACCGCCGCGCCGGACGGCACGCTGTGGTTCACGGAATCCCGCACCGGCACGCTGCGGGCCCTCGACCCGGTCAGCGGCACGCAGCGGCAGGTGACCCTCCCGGCCGGCCGTGGTCCCGGTGACGAGGCGCGGCCCGGCGACCTGACCGTGGCGCCCGACGGAACGGTGTGGGCCACCGATACCGCCCACCCGGCCCTCCTGCGGGTCCTGCCCGGTGAGAGCAGCGCCGCCGCCCTGACCCTCCCGGCCGGGCCGACCGCCGGACCGCGCGCCCTGCACGCCGCGCCGGACGGCAGCGTGTGGTTCGAGACCGGCGGCACCCTCGCGCGGCTGCGCTGA